A genome region from Schlesneria paludicola DSM 18645 includes the following:
- a CDS encoding carboxypeptidase regulatory-like domain-containing protein — MTATLQHMLERVGLRLATSSIEMILQVAAIGCAVLVIIQLMTMWGTRWGDRNSLIKSLLLSVLVHICIVLEWNVVSPRGLETANAKPSPVPDPVRIVFLPEIVPEKSQSTDGPFSGLPQPLARPSAQLPQIPEQVVAEPSAPSVDRTPRPRMSPTADVPRLLAEIEEPQLLPQLEKPAAALKNNTPAKAPALSEIDAPAETAPQSEQRPLQRLRKPAVRTADPLTSPDSIASRTANKRRAATSENSSTDQDAFRLPEGASSVPVPEVAARPSSPPAGVRNGDPTETSRTKIRPVAPYPKPQRIVHGVVKDGETGRPLAGVTVRIDQLQGGPLSGITTEDGQYEIPFNEVPDNTAVTASLPGYLPVSKNLDGSDRRQMSSRLNFTMSSSNDSVIAVEDQPSVHHLGDDRFEGQINSQFQRRSEGTSIVLKFKLLPSFRQPKPIRATATFMAKGVQCSPKVSINGKQLTPASDKSASDGSFSPLQFAIDPSFLRVGENQFEMHAVKCLDLSDLDDFEFVNVQIRLSRAE, encoded by the coding sequence ATGACCGCGACCCTTCAGCACATGCTTGAACGAGTCGGCCTTCGCCTGGCGACATCGAGCATTGAAATGATCCTGCAAGTGGCCGCCATCGGCTGCGCCGTCTTGGTCATCATTCAATTGATGACGATGTGGGGTACGCGCTGGGGTGACCGAAACTCGCTGATCAAATCCCTGTTGCTATCGGTTCTGGTTCATATCTGCATCGTGCTTGAGTGGAACGTTGTCAGTCCTCGGGGTCTGGAAACCGCGAACGCAAAGCCGTCTCCCGTTCCAGACCCTGTTCGAATTGTCTTTCTGCCTGAAATTGTTCCCGAGAAGTCGCAGTCCACCGATGGTCCGTTTTCAGGACTGCCACAACCATTGGCGCGGCCGAGCGCCCAGTTGCCGCAGATTCCCGAACAAGTCGTCGCCGAACCATCCGCGCCGTCGGTTGATCGAACTCCTCGCCCGCGGATGTCTCCGACGGCGGATGTGCCTCGTTTGCTGGCCGAGATCGAAGAACCGCAGCTTTTGCCTCAACTCGAGAAGCCTGCGGCTGCGCTGAAGAACAATACTCCTGCGAAGGCACCTGCGCTCTCGGAAATCGACGCGCCTGCCGAGACGGCTCCGCAGTCCGAACAACGTCCGCTACAACGTCTACGAAAGCCCGCTGTGCGGACAGCCGATCCGCTGACATCGCCTGATTCCATCGCTTCTCGCACGGCCAATAAGCGACGTGCGGCGACCTCTGAAAACTCGTCCACAGACCAGGATGCGTTTAGGCTGCCTGAAGGAGCGTCCAGCGTCCCGGTTCCTGAGGTGGCGGCGCGGCCGTCGTCGCCACCGGCGGGCGTTCGCAATGGCGATCCCACAGAGACGTCACGAACGAAGATTCGACCTGTGGCGCCGTACCCCAAGCCGCAGCGGATTGTGCACGGTGTCGTCAAGGATGGGGAAACAGGTCGGCCGCTTGCGGGGGTCACGGTTCGCATCGACCAACTGCAAGGAGGACCACTGAGCGGGATCACCACAGAAGACGGCCAGTATGAAATTCCGTTCAACGAAGTGCCCGATAACACGGCCGTTACCGCTTCGCTGCCGGGGTATCTACCAGTCTCAAAAAATCTGGATGGTTCTGACCGACGACAAATGTCGTCTCGTCTCAACTTCACGATGTCATCCAGCAACGACAGCGTGATTGCGGTGGAGGACCAACCCTCGGTCCATCATCTGGGTGATGACCGATTTGAAGGACAGATCAACAGTCAGTTTCAGCGCCGGTCCGAAGGAACCTCGATCGTATTAAAATTCAAACTGCTTCCCAGCTTTCGCCAACCCAAGCCGATCCGTGCCACTGCGACGTTCATGGCGAAAGGTGTGCAGTGTTCGCCGAAGGTGTCGATTAACGGCAAACAACTGACTCCTGCATCCGATAAATCCGCATCAGACGGCTCATTCAGTCCCCTGCAGTTTGCAATCGATCCGAGTTTTCTGCGAGTGGGCGAGAATCAATTCGAGATGCACGCGGTCAAATGCCTGGATCTCAGCGATCTGGATGACTTTGAATTCGTCAACGTTCAAATTCGATTGTCCCGAGCCGAATAG
- a CDS encoding aminotransferase class IV, with the protein MTEPIAYLNGQIVPVSQAALSVFDLGLVSGVAVTEMARTFRHVLFQLDKHLDRLAHSLDVLKLDPKCSRTELEALCHRIVDENVKWIPANHDLGLILFVTAGQNLTYIGRTPESPVRTPSVCVHTFPLPFELWAETYEAGLHLVTPSVRSIPDAIIDSRIKHRSRLHWYLADLEVKKSDPSAMALLTDDEGYLTETATGNLCVVEGNTIVTPESHVLKGVSRDFVAELATTLGLTFGHTRLTAEDLARGGEAFLTSTPHCLLPVTRFNGQPVGSGRPGPVFQRLLKAWGERVGVDVAAQMQAGAGERLKPA; encoded by the coding sequence ATGACAGAACCAATTGCCTATTTGAACGGTCAGATTGTTCCGGTGTCGCAAGCGGCACTCTCCGTTTTCGATCTGGGGCTGGTGTCGGGTGTGGCTGTGACAGAAATGGCGCGAACGTTTCGTCACGTCCTGTTTCAGCTCGACAAGCATCTCGATCGGCTCGCGCATTCGTTGGATGTGTTGAAACTTGATCCAAAATGCTCGCGTACCGAGCTTGAGGCATTGTGCCATCGCATCGTGGACGAGAATGTGAAGTGGATTCCCGCGAATCACGATCTTGGCTTGATCCTCTTTGTGACGGCGGGTCAGAATTTGACGTATATCGGTCGTACCCCCGAGTCTCCCGTGAGGACCCCCTCCGTCTGCGTGCACACGTTTCCGCTCCCGTTCGAGCTTTGGGCGGAAACTTATGAAGCGGGGCTGCATCTGGTGACACCGTCAGTTCGCAGCATACCCGATGCGATCATCGATTCACGAATCAAACATCGCAGTCGCCTGCACTGGTACCTCGCGGATCTGGAAGTCAAGAAGTCTGATCCATCAGCGATGGCGCTGTTGACTGACGATGAAGGGTATCTGACCGAGACCGCGACCGGGAATCTGTGCGTTGTCGAAGGCAATACGATTGTGACGCCCGAGTCTCATGTCTTGAAAGGTGTGAGTCGTGACTTCGTCGCCGAATTGGCAACGACTCTCGGCCTGACGTTTGGGCACACTCGTTTAACGGCGGAAGATCTGGCGCGAGGTGGAGAAGCCTTTTTGACATCGACACCGCATTGCCTGCTTCCTGTGACGCGTTTCAATGGGCAGCCCGTGGGAAGCGGGCGACCAGGTCCCGTCTTTCAGCGACTTCTTAAGGCGTGGGGCGAACGCGTGGGGGTCGACGTTGCTGCGCAGATGCAAGCGGGCGCAGGCGAGCGATTGAAACCCGCGTGA
- a CDS encoding ATP-binding response regulator has protein sequence MTTILVVDDSNVDRMYAAGLLAHENAWNVIQAADGKAALVAVKTQAPDIIVTDIQMPELNGLELLAELRKSHSHIPVILMTSRGSEEIAVEALQSGASSYVPKRSLASTLVDTIQRVVAAMQETRKHSELMNRLGERIETYVLENDVNLVMALSRHLQSLLADSWGLDRTDRMRTGTAIEEALLNAMYHGNLEVSSELKERDHQAFYALADERRLAAPWINRRIRVRIEMNAETAKVVIRDDGTGFDPAQLPDPTDPENLGRPFGRGVMLMRAFMDDVSYNAVGNEVTLTRSRFRE, from the coding sequence ATGACGACCATTCTCGTGGTCGACGATTCGAACGTCGACAGAATGTACGCGGCAGGACTGCTCGCGCACGAAAATGCGTGGAACGTGATCCAGGCCGCCGATGGAAAAGCCGCGCTTGTGGCCGTAAAGACACAAGCACCCGACATCATTGTCACTGACATTCAGATGCCGGAACTGAATGGACTGGAACTGCTCGCCGAATTGAGAAAATCGCACAGCCACATTCCCGTCATCCTGATGACTTCGCGTGGCAGCGAAGAGATTGCCGTCGAAGCGCTTCAATCCGGCGCGTCGAGTTACGTCCCCAAGCGGTCGCTGGCGTCAACGCTGGTTGACACGATTCAGCGTGTCGTCGCCGCCATGCAAGAGACACGTAAGCATTCAGAGCTGATGAATCGCCTAGGCGAACGCATCGAGACTTATGTTCTGGAGAACGATGTCAACCTGGTCATGGCACTATCGCGCCATTTGCAATCGCTGCTCGCAGACAGTTGGGGCCTGGATCGAACCGATCGTATGCGGACAGGGACCGCGATTGAGGAGGCATTGCTGAATGCCATGTATCACGGAAACCTCGAAGTCAGCTCGGAACTGAAAGAGCGTGATCACCAGGCATTCTACGCGCTCGCCGACGAACGACGTCTTGCAGCCCCCTGGATCAACCGACGGATTCGAGTTCGTATCGAGATGAATGCCGAAACGGCCAAGGTCGTGATCCGAGACGATGGCACCGGGTTTGATCCCGCTCAGTTGCCCGATCCCACCGATCCCGAGAATCTGGGACGTCCCTTCGGACGGGGCGTGATGTTGATGCGAGCCTTCATGGATGACGTCAGCTATAACGCTGTCGGCAATGAAGTCACGCTGACCCGAAGCCGCTTCCGCGAATGA
- a CDS encoding HpcH/HpaI aldolase family protein, with protein MPTLKQRLAAGEFVRICGMGRIPHHNLIHIIGLSGGFHGLWFDLEHTSFSTQELEIVTMAAREHGLDTFCRVAPTDYATVTRCLESGSSGVMAAQIFSAAQAEEFVRWAKFAPRGWRGLNTGGWDAKFTMEPVVQFTRRANEETFVAIQIETVASVEQCEAIAAIDGVDALFVGPSDLSQGLGVTGQFFHEKCLAAIDKVSAACRNAGKPWSAVTFNAEHAEMLISKGCRMLSPTNDVRMAVAGVNTVKKDFAALFSKEV; from the coding sequence ATGCCCACCTTAAAGCAGCGTCTGGCGGCCGGTGAATTCGTGCGGATTTGCGGGATGGGGCGCATTCCCCATCACAACCTGATCCACATCATCGGACTCAGCGGTGGATTTCACGGACTTTGGTTCGATCTCGAGCACACCAGCTTTTCCACGCAAGAGCTTGAGATTGTCACGATGGCGGCCCGCGAGCATGGGCTTGATACCTTCTGCCGTGTCGCTCCCACTGACTATGCGACTGTCACCCGCTGCCTGGAATCGGGATCGAGCGGCGTGATGGCCGCGCAGATTTTCAGTGCCGCTCAGGCCGAAGAATTCGTGCGATGGGCCAAGTTTGCACCGCGCGGATGGCGTGGTCTGAATACCGGTGGCTGGGATGCCAAGTTCACGATGGAGCCTGTGGTTCAATTTACGCGCCGTGCGAACGAAGAAACGTTTGTGGCGATCCAGATTGAAACGGTGGCATCGGTCGAGCAGTGCGAAGCGATCGCCGCGATTGATGGAGTCGATGCGCTGTTCGTCGGCCCGTCAGACCTGAGCCAGGGGCTGGGAGTGACGGGGCAGTTCTTTCACGAGAAGTGTCTGGCAGCAATTGATAAGGTTTCGGCCGCCTGCCGGAATGCAGGAAAGCCTTGGTCGGCTGTCACGTTCAATGCTGAACACGCCGAAATGCTGATCAGCAAGGGGTGTCGGATGCTATCGCCGACGAATGACGTGCGGATGGCGGTGGCGGGGGTGAATACCGTCAAGAAGGACTTTGCGGCGCTCTTCTCGAAGGAAGTCTGA
- a CDS encoding DUF1501 domain-containing protein yields MSVRRHSAEHAESTHAFSSLQPRELEGVTVLGRRSMLKAGLAGMAGLSLPKLLQAREVSAQLDQRPMRQKSVILVWMTGGPSHIDTLDMKPSAPIEIRGPFQPISTALPGVQICEFLPKQAAMLDKMTMIRSVDCRFSNHEPNMVMQSANLDAEPRINREAEKFPALASIIARQRLESIPDLPPYVVLNMKSRSHVAWGGYLGHAYDPFLGDDVGKLFSLPSGLTTDRLQSRRTLTTDLDRLRRDLDLSGSMEATNRFTQQAVSMVTGSRARSAFDIGKEPESTRQRYGDHEWCRQALLARRLVESGVSFVTIDLSNHGSSGTWDTHGDNIPPYGGIWNGLRPLLPVFDHMLTTLVSDLEERGLLDDVLVLAMGEFGRTPKIGTQGSSDGRDHWPIVMSMTVAGGGFRHGQVIGASDRDAGQIKDRPVTPGDLAATIFQHMGVPLDVTYLDNRGRPRFLIDQGKPIVELCG; encoded by the coding sequence ATGTCGGTTCGTCGACACTCAGCAGAACATGCGGAATCAACACACGCATTTTCTTCGCTACAGCCCCGCGAATTGGAAGGCGTCACGGTACTTGGACGCCGAAGCATGCTCAAAGCGGGGCTCGCCGGGATGGCAGGACTGTCACTGCCAAAGCTGCTGCAGGCCCGCGAAGTATCAGCACAGTTGGACCAGCGTCCAATGCGGCAAAAAAGTGTGATTCTCGTCTGGATGACGGGTGGCCCCAGCCATATCGATACGCTCGACATGAAACCGTCGGCTCCGATTGAAATTCGCGGCCCCTTTCAACCGATCTCAACGGCACTTCCCGGTGTTCAAATCTGCGAGTTCCTGCCGAAGCAGGCCGCGATGCTCGACAAGATGACGATGATTCGTTCAGTCGATTGCCGATTCTCAAACCACGAACCAAACATGGTCATGCAGTCGGCCAATCTGGACGCCGAACCGCGAATCAATCGGGAAGCCGAAAAATTTCCGGCGCTGGCATCGATCATCGCTCGCCAACGATTGGAATCGATTCCCGACCTTCCCCCGTATGTCGTCTTGAATATGAAATCACGCTCACACGTCGCGTGGGGCGGCTACCTGGGACATGCCTACGACCCGTTTCTCGGAGATGATGTTGGGAAGCTCTTCTCATTACCATCGGGACTGACCACTGACAGACTTCAATCACGGAGAACTCTGACAACCGATCTCGATCGATTGCGTCGAGACCTCGACCTTTCCGGTTCGATGGAAGCGACAAATCGTTTCACCCAACAAGCCGTCAGCATGGTCACGGGATCACGTGCGCGTTCGGCGTTTGATATCGGCAAAGAGCCGGAGAGTACTCGTCAGCGATACGGCGATCACGAATGGTGTCGCCAGGCCCTGCTGGCTCGGCGATTGGTCGAATCGGGTGTCAGCTTTGTCACCATCGACCTGAGCAATCATGGTTCGTCAGGAACGTGGGATACCCACGGCGACAATATTCCGCCGTATGGAGGAATCTGGAACGGCCTGCGGCCCCTGCTGCCGGTGTTCGACCACATGCTGACAACATTGGTGAGCGATCTTGAGGAACGCGGGCTGCTTGATGATGTACTGGTGCTCGCGATGGGCGAATTCGGCCGCACGCCGAAGATCGGCACGCAGGGAAGCAGCGATGGACGTGACCACTGGCCGATCGTGATGTCGATGACCGTCGCCGGAGGTGGTTTCCGCCATGGGCAGGTGATCGGCGCATCAGATCGTGATGCCGGTCAGATCAAAGATCGCCCCGTGACACCGGGCGATCTTGCCGCCACGATCTTTCAGCACATGGGCGTCCCGCTTGATGTCACTTATCTCGACAATCGGGGCCGTCCTCGATTTCTCATTGATCAGGGCAAGCCGATTGTCGAACTGTGCGGCTGA
- a CDS encoding efflux RND transporter permease subunit codes for MWIVKLALKSPYTFAVMALLIVVLGVSAISQMRTDIFPEIDIPVVTMIWTYKGMETSEVEQRITTYSEYAVTSNVNDIKRVESQTLNGVSVIKVHFHPGVDIGTALSQVTAVGQSIRALMPPGTQPPIVIRFNASSVPILQIGLSSDTMSEEEVYDYGLYVLRTQLSTVQGLTMPTPYGGREREVMVDLDPQMLQARGISPKEVSDAINAYNLAYPTGVARIDTHEYPVTLNNTPLTPDRFNDIPIKVVDGATIYMRDVAQVRDGSTSQSTIVRRDGQRGALVTLLKNGNASTLDIVNQVKKIMPQVKAAAPPDLRIDMLFDQSIFVTAAIEGVITESVISGLLTAAMILLFLGSWRSTLIVAVSIPLAILSSIVMLYLMGHSLNVMTLGGLALAVGILVDDATVEIENIHRNLGLGKPLRQAILDGAMQIAGPTFVSTLTISIVFVSVLFLDGPPKYLFTPLALAVAFAMLASYLLSRTIVPTMVDYLLPAELKHSHGHGSTGRGVFARLHTKFESSFEQFRDWYVSILHWNLNHRKIVMGLFTIVVISGVFLLPKVGRDFFPTVDTGQFRLHLRAPAGTRVEQTEIYFSEVERAIREMIPADEISLVLDNIGLPNRTYAMAFGDSATTGMADGEILVALTHHRTHSTPEYIAQMRRELPRRFPNLVFFFQPADIVSQILNFGLPAPIDIKIAGLNRAANYETAVAIAGQIKSIPGVKDAHIHQVMNVPKLHINVDQSRARELGLTQQDVANSLLVSLSGSGQVQPNYWVDPKMGISYLVESRTPTYRVDSVEAINGLPLTSAQFSGVQLLSNVATVERGVTPEVANHTNVQPTFDVYANVEGRDLGSVADEIHKILETHRAKLAPGNTITMHGQVESMESAYWRLGWGLVFAAVLVYLLMVVNFQSWLDPFIIITALPGAFVGIVWSLWLWQTAFSVPALMGAIMSIGVATANSILLVTFANELRSEGKSAFESALEAGRTRMRPVLMTAAAMIIGMLPMSLGLGEGGEQNAPLGRAVIGGLFVATLTTLLFVPIVYSSLRHKAPVTTSVETA; via the coding sequence ATGTGGATCGTCAAGCTGGCCCTGAAAAGTCCTTACACTTTCGCGGTGATGGCGCTACTGATCGTGGTGCTTGGAGTGTCGGCGATCAGTCAAATGCGGACCGACATCTTTCCGGAAATCGACATTCCCGTCGTGACCATGATCTGGACGTACAAGGGGATGGAGACGAGCGAAGTCGAGCAACGCATTACGACGTATTCCGAATATGCCGTCACCTCGAACGTGAATGACATCAAACGCGTCGAATCGCAGACGCTGAACGGGGTGTCGGTGATTAAAGTGCACTTCCATCCCGGTGTCGATATCGGGACCGCGTTGTCTCAGGTGACTGCGGTTGGCCAGTCGATTCGAGCTCTGATGCCGCCGGGAACACAACCGCCGATCGTCATTCGATTCAATGCGTCGAGCGTGCCGATTTTGCAAATCGGACTGAGCAGCGACACGATGTCGGAAGAAGAAGTGTATGACTATGGTCTTTACGTGCTGCGGACGCAGCTTTCCACGGTGCAGGGGCTGACCATGCCGACGCCGTACGGCGGGCGCGAACGTGAGGTGATGGTCGACCTTGATCCCCAGATGCTGCAGGCACGTGGGATTTCGCCAAAAGAAGTGTCCGACGCGATCAATGCCTATAACCTCGCCTATCCGACAGGCGTAGCCCGCATCGACACTCATGAATACCCCGTGACTCTGAATAACACGCCGTTGACGCCTGATCGCTTTAACGACATCCCGATCAAGGTCGTCGATGGTGCGACAATCTACATGCGTGACGTGGCACAAGTCCGCGATGGCAGTACGTCGCAATCGACGATCGTGCGTCGCGACGGGCAACGTGGTGCCCTGGTGACGCTGCTGAAAAATGGCAATGCCTCGACCCTCGACATCGTGAATCAGGTCAAGAAGATTATGCCGCAAGTGAAGGCGGCCGCTCCGCCGGACCTTCGAATCGACATGCTGTTCGATCAATCCATCTTCGTGACGGCTGCGATCGAAGGTGTGATCACAGAAAGCGTCATTTCGGGGTTGTTGACAGCCGCGATGATTTTGCTGTTTCTGGGAAGCTGGCGCAGCACGCTGATTGTCGCCGTTTCGATTCCGCTCGCCATTCTGTCGTCGATCGTGATGCTTTATTTAATGGGGCATTCACTGAACGTGATGACGCTTGGTGGACTGGCACTGGCGGTCGGGATTTTGGTCGATGATGCGACCGTTGAGATCGAGAACATTCACCGAAATTTGGGTTTGGGAAAGCCGTTACGGCAGGCGATTCTCGATGGGGCGATGCAAATCGCAGGGCCGACGTTTGTGTCGACACTGACGATCAGCATCGTGTTTGTCTCAGTGTTGTTTTTAGATGGTCCCCCCAAGTATCTGTTCACGCCGCTCGCCCTGGCCGTCGCGTTCGCAATGCTGGCGTCGTACCTGTTGTCTCGGACGATCGTCCCTACGATGGTCGACTACCTGCTGCCTGCCGAATTGAAGCATTCGCACGGACACGGCTCGACGGGACGCGGTGTATTTGCGCGACTGCACACGAAGTTCGAGAGCTCTTTCGAACAGTTTCGGGATTGGTACGTGTCGATTTTGCATTGGAATCTGAATCATCGGAAGATCGTCATGGGGCTGTTTACGATCGTGGTGATCAGTGGCGTGTTTCTGTTGCCGAAAGTTGGTCGTGACTTCTTTCCGACTGTGGATACGGGGCAGTTCCGATTGCATCTGCGTGCTCCCGCGGGAACACGCGTCGAGCAGACCGAGATCTACTTCAGCGAGGTCGAAAGGGCAATTCGTGAAATGATACCTGCCGATGAGATTTCGCTTGTTCTCGACAATATCGGCTTGCCCAATCGAACCTACGCCATGGCCTTCGGTGACAGTGCCACAACAGGGATGGCGGACGGCGAAATTCTTGTGGCTTTGACTCATCATCGAACGCATTCGACGCCGGAATACATTGCACAAATGCGACGAGAATTGCCGCGCCGGTTTCCCAATCTGGTGTTCTTCTTTCAGCCAGCGGACATTGTTAGTCAGATTTTGAATTTCGGATTGCCCGCCCCGATCGATATCAAGATTGCCGGACTCAATCGCGCCGCAAACTATGAGACGGCCGTTGCCATTGCCGGACAGATCAAGTCAATTCCCGGTGTGAAAGACGCGCATATTCACCAGGTGATGAACGTGCCCAAGCTGCATATCAATGTCGATCAATCTCGGGCTCGCGAATTGGGGCTGACGCAGCAGGATGTGGCGAACAGTCTGCTCGTTTCCCTGTCGGGCAGCGGACAGGTTCAGCCGAATTACTGGGTTGATCCGAAAATGGGAATTTCGTACCTGGTCGAGTCGCGAACTCCGACATACCGTGTGGATTCCGTCGAGGCGATCAACGGCCTGCCGCTGACGTCGGCTCAGTTCTCGGGCGTGCAACTGTTATCCAATGTGGCAACGGTGGAACGCGGTGTGACTCCCGAAGTGGCGAATCACACCAACGTGCAGCCCACATTCGACGTGTACGCCAATGTCGAGGGACGCGACCTGGGCAGTGTGGCTGATGAAATTCACAAGATTCTTGAGACGCATCGAGCCAAGCTGGCACCGGGCAATACGATCACAATGCACGGACAGGTGGAAAGCATGGAATCGGCCTACTGGCGACTGGGCTGGGGGCTGGTCTTCGCGGCGGTCCTGGTTTACTTGTTGATGGTGGTGAATTTCCAAAGCTGGCTCGATCCGTTCATCATCATCACGGCATTGCCGGGAGCTTTTGTGGGAATCGTCTGGTCCTTGTGGTTGTGGCAAACGGCATTCAGTGTTCCTGCCCTGATGGGGGCGATCATGTCGATCGGTGTGGCTACTGCGAACAGTATTCTGCTCGTCACGTTTGCCAATGAACTGCGTAGTGAAGGCAAATCGGCTTTCGAATCGGCGTTGGAAGCCGGTCGGACCCGAATGAGACCCGTGCTGATGACTGCGGCCGCGATGATTATCGGGATGCTGCCGATGTCGCTGGGGCTGGGTGAAGGTGGTGAACAAAATGCACCATTGGGGCGAGCGGTGATCGGGGGGCTGTTCGTCGCGACGCTGACGACACTGTTGTTCGTGCCAATTGTGTACAGCTCACTCCGTCACAAGGCGCCTGTGACAACGTCCGTGGAAACCGCATAA
- a CDS encoding efflux RND transporter periplasmic adaptor subunit has product MRTAVLERTRRFFGLADGSSFTALRNAVRPFIRSTRPTTKSAVVNQVDRPGPKSPRKNRFLLMSAILAPAALGVAFEPWKSTEATSVAAEHGAIATDRTVTVSRPTREATATVVLPASFRPWQVASLHARVSGYLAAWHKDLGDSVSAGELLAEIDTPELDQELMTARALVREAVAAVTQARAERVEAEADLKVAEAQVTRARSEVNLAKSQHVRRGELVAKNVISREEFETFTTQVETRTAEINAAESDVTRRRTNLETRTAIIEAREATVNSRQANVNRLEELQAFKRIVAPFDGVVTRRTAEVGMLMTAGQGSVFVIEDLNRIRVQLAVPQAFASLTHVGTVAGIRIPESLGSVVTAEVTRIADSVDSSSRTMLAEIELDNRDRRFQSGIYAQVTLNASQGNESWTVPTNVLAMRIDGPHVAVISDSNRIEMRRVRLGRDLGTRIVVTEGIKGHERLVVNPSDDLSDGLQIQVAAPKTEQILTQR; this is encoded by the coding sequence ATGCGTACTGCGGTTCTTGAACGGACTCGACGTTTTTTCGGTCTTGCTGATGGTTCCAGCTTTACTGCTCTTCGGAACGCCGTTCGACCATTCATTCGATCGACGAGGCCCACCACGAAATCGGCCGTGGTCAATCAAGTCGATCGGCCGGGCCCAAAATCACCTCGCAAGAACCGATTTCTGTTGATGTCGGCAATTCTCGCTCCGGCCGCACTCGGTGTCGCGTTCGAACCTTGGAAGTCGACGGAAGCGACATCCGTTGCTGCCGAACACGGGGCGATTGCGACGGATCGAACCGTCACAGTCAGTCGGCCAACGCGGGAAGCGACGGCAACGGTCGTGCTGCCGGCGTCGTTTCGCCCCTGGCAAGTCGCTTCGCTGCACGCCCGGGTCAGTGGCTACCTGGCCGCATGGCACAAGGATCTGGGGGACAGTGTGAGTGCGGGCGAACTGCTGGCTGAGATCGATACACCGGAGTTGGATCAGGAACTGATGACCGCTCGGGCTTTGGTCCGTGAAGCAGTTGCCGCGGTAACGCAGGCCCGAGCTGAACGTGTGGAAGCCGAGGCGGATCTTAAAGTTGCGGAAGCGCAAGTGACACGTGCTCGGTCAGAAGTCAACCTGGCGAAAAGCCAGCACGTTCGTCGTGGCGAGCTCGTCGCGAAGAACGTGATCAGCCGTGAAGAATTCGAGACGTTTACGACTCAGGTCGAGACGCGCACGGCAGAGATCAATGCTGCGGAATCGGACGTCACTCGCAGGCGTACCAATCTGGAAACGCGCACGGCAATCATTGAGGCACGCGAAGCGACCGTCAACAGCCGGCAGGCGAATGTGAACCGGTTGGAAGAACTGCAGGCATTCAAGCGAATCGTCGCTCCATTTGATGGCGTGGTGACTCGGCGGACGGCAGAGGTCGGGATGTTGATGACCGCGGGGCAGGGATCGGTGTTCGTGATCGAAGATCTCAATCGAATTCGAGTTCAGCTTGCTGTTCCTCAGGCGTTTGCTTCTCTGACGCATGTTGGAACCGTTGCAGGCATTCGGATTCCCGAGTCGCTTGGTTCGGTGGTGACTGCCGAGGTAACTCGGATTGCCGACTCGGTGGATTCGAGCAGTCGCACGATGCTTGCCGAAATCGAACTCGATAACCGTGATCGTCGCTTCCAGTCAGGCATTTATGCTCAGGTCACATTGAATGCGTCGCAGGGGAATGAATCGTGGACGGTTCCAACGAACGTACTGGCGATGCGAATCGATGGACCGCACGTCGCTGTCATCAGTGACTCGAATCGGATTGAAATGCGGCGTGTGAGGCTCGGACGCGATCTGGGCACGCGGATCGTCGTCACAGAAGGAATCAAGGGGCACGAACGATTGGTGGTCAATCCAAGCGACGATTTGAGCGATGGTTTGCAGATTCAGGTTGCCGCGCCCAAGACAGAACAGATTCTAACGCAAAGGTAA
- a CDS encoding RNA polymerase sigma factor, protein MVCSGAILAVNDSPLTRASLLLQIRDGSNHAAWNEFMNLYGPVVYGFARKRGLQDADAADLMQDVMRSVATAIGQLEYDRKRGSFAGWLFTITRNKVFNFLSSRRIRPQATGDTATNQMLNSHPDETETTETWELEYQRRLASLAMDKIKNEFQDNTWRAFWLTAVEGVSASEAASQVGLSTGAVYVAKSRVLARLKDEVDSMRRQEEN, encoded by the coding sequence ATGGTTTGTTCAGGTGCTATATTGGCAGTCAACGACTCACCTCTGACACGCGCGAGCTTGTTGCTTCAGATCCGCGACGGTTCGAATCACGCCGCGTGGAACGAGTTCATGAATCTCTACGGTCCGGTCGTCTACGGGTTCGCGCGGAAACGCGGATTGCAGGATGCCGACGCGGCGGATTTGATGCAGGACGTGATGCGTTCGGTCGCGACAGCGATCGGACAACTGGAATACGATCGCAAACGGGGGTCATTCGCAGGTTGGTTGTTCACAATTACCCGCAACAAGGTCTTCAATTTCTTGTCGTCGCGTCGAATTCGGCCGCAAGCCACGGGAGACACCGCGACGAACCAAATGTTGAATTCACACCCGGACGAGACGGAAACCACGGAAACATGGGAGCTCGAGTATCAACGACGGCTTGCTTCCCTGGCGATGGATAAGATTAAGAATGAGTTTCAAGACAATACGTGGCGTGCGTTCTGGCTGACCGCCGTAGAAGGAGTCTCTGCATCGGAGGCTGCTTCCCAAGTGGGGCTTTCCACTGGGGCCGTGTACGTCGCCAAAAGTCGAGTGCTCGCGCGGCTGAAAGACGAAGTGGATTCGATGCGGCGTCAGGAAGAGAACTGA